The following are encoded in a window of Maylandia zebra isolate NMK-2024a linkage group LG5, Mzebra_GT3a, whole genome shotgun sequence genomic DNA:
- the si:ch211-286o17.1 gene encoding uncharacterized protein si:ch211-286o17.1, whose amino-acid sequence MAASSAQRTHRPCIMPPFALLLIVSFLNAGVMAQTDAPMKQETAAAVGSSIVRGDMVPKPSQFPANDDSQGQKLVYPTDKQGTQAATAATTTQMPGDNDYSQTEATQKAFGATEFVVHTEILESDTPAPSRGDGPNNKPKPVPKDDVRCVSKEVIEDRSAVSLKLKASSNCEESKVKIQSVLQELCSEDCKLEIYQENNSDEILVSGKYVEDDVTGMANKFNNDNIKDKTDVKEAVPRWGKNSKLVLVSLLLTGLLLAALLVAGYYLKMHRKNSKGVRLAESFQVDEENQANTLVSVAPLPQEQVDKPTVNGESPPENGTNATPTTNGHSATQTPVADTEM is encoded by the exons CAGGAGTCATGGCGCAGACAGACGCACCTATGAAACAAGAAACAGCGGCGGCTGTGGGATCGTCGATAGTACGTGGAGACATGGTCCCAAAGCCATCACAATTTCCTG CAAACGATGATTCACAAGGTCAAAAGTTGGTATATCCTACTGATAAACAAGGAACTCAAGCGGCTACAGCAGCTACAACTACACAGATGCCGGGAGACAATGATTACAGTCAAACTGAAGCTACACAGAAGGCATTTGGTGCAACAGAATTTGTGGTACACACGGAAATTCTGGAATCAGATACTCCAGCACCTTCAAGAGGTGACGGACCTAACAATAAACCAAAG CCGGTGCCAAAGGATGATGTCAGATGCGTGAGCAAAGAGGTTATCGAAGACAGAAGTGCTGTCAGTCTGAAACTCAAGGCATCCTCCAACTGT GAGGAATCTAAAGTGAAAATTCAAAGCGTTCTACAAGAGCTGTGTAGTGAGGACTGTAAACTAGAGATCTATCAGGAAAACAACTCCGATGAAATCCTTGTGTCTGGGAAATATGTTGAAG ATGATGTTACAGGCATGGCTAACAAGTTCAACAACGACAACATAAAAGACAAG ACTGATGTGAAGGAGGCTGTTCCTCGCTGGGGAAAGAACTCAAAGTTGGTACTGGTTTCCTTGTTGCTGACTGGCCTGTTGCTGGCTGCACTGCTGGTAGCTGGTTATTACCTCAAGATGCACCGCAAGAACTCAAAAGGAGTCAGACTG GCCGAGTCTTTTCAGGTTGATGAGGAGAACCAGGCCAATACACTGGTGTCTGTTGCACCCCTGCCCCAGGAGCAAGTTGATAAGCCCACTGTCAATGGAGAGTCTCCTCCAGAAAATGGGACCAACGCTACTCCCACTACCAATGGACACTCTGCCACCCAGACCCCCGTGGCTGACACAGAGATGTGA